In a single window of the Raphanus sativus cultivar WK10039 chromosome 9, ASM80110v3, whole genome shotgun sequence genome:
- the LOC108835857 gene encoding nodulin homeobox, translated as MSEMLEAKQVVEAVKGLHWRTSLEIHKLLKDNEDFSICYKEEEGASPEKIDVEKLVGMLPLHLLSVFISSDEDAKLPYLLSGIRLLNTFCDLTSRHPKLDQVLLDDVVLTTQMLDLVIFTMVALGGNRKESWKSDNDSLIEATMVASALHLLHGFISPNSQDLVIVLLAHPKVDVFIDAAFGAVHNVVRSLRAKLLHRQTDQTKKVGVNSVGAVNAHCQQAEASLQFLHSLCQHKLFRDRVAQNQELCGKGGVLMLAQSILSLTVTPEFVGAAVVIASISRIKAKVLSLLHHLFEAESVSFLDEVERAGSLHLAQTVASEVLELMRHGLSRASKASAPHEYPMGFVLLNSMRLADVFSDDSHFRRFFTKHFTMVLSAVFCLSHGDFLSMLCSSDLSSREDDATLDYDLFTSSGWVLSAFSSLGELVVPPFKLNFQNNLTMSSYAHQRTSLIVKIMANLHCFVPEVCTEDDRNRFIQTFVSGLRKDPSSILVNLLPSSSYTPEAQRGTSVCKNISSLLHHAEFLIPNALNVEDLMILRVFCQQLEPLIRSEFEESQAEVKDNQGAGGSSSGKQLRKEPLNLNNDEASENSDVRVEGAGTKQGVNEEMEIAERSKESDGDANNLETSGSETSSNRGKGLVEDGDLSRTFTQRLKVSASSGEVKEDERAEASLLLEKQRTKRKRSIMSDDQMAMMEKALVDEPDMQRNSAWIRTWADKLSLQGPEVTSAQLKNWLNNRKAKLARASKQGPARDNNSSGDLPESPGDENTWQQQKPSTPFADKASAASSSSSEGVKRGQQVMLVDERGVEVGKGMVLKTDGEWYGLSLETRQLCVVDVMELSGLYDYSKMSIPYGSDDVGRTFGEANSRFGVMRVAWDVSKLQ; from the exons ATGAGTGAGATGTTGGAAGCTAAGCAAGTGGTGGAAGCTGTGAAAGGCTTGCATTGGCGAACCTCTCTGGAGATTCACAAGCTTCTTAAGGATAACGAAGACTTCTCTATCTgttacaaagaagaagaaggtgcaTCACCTGAAAAG ATAGATGTAGAGAAACTGGTAGGGATGTTGCCTCTTCACCTCCTATCTGTCTTTATATCTTCTGATGAGGACGCCAAGCTTCCGTATTTGTTGTCTGGGATCAGACTCTTGAATACTTTCTGTGACTTAACATCTCGTCATCCTAAACTTGACCAG GTGTTGCTTGATGATGTGGTATTAACAACTCAGATGCTTGACCTTGTGATCTTTACAATGGTAGCTCTCGGCGGTAATAGAAAG GAAAGCTGGAAGTCAGATAATGACTCATTGATAGAAGCGACAATGGTGGCTTCTGCTCTTCATCTGTTGCATGGGTTCATCTCTCCTAACTCCCAAGATCTTGTTATAGTCTTGCTTGCCCACCCTAAG GTTGATGTGTTTATAGACGCTGCCTTTGGAGCGGTTCACAATGTTGTGAGATCTTTAAGAGCCAAGTTGCTGCATCGGCAAACTGACCAAACGAAGAAAGTAGGTGTGAATTCTGTAGGGGCGGTTAACGCCCACTGCCAACAAGCTGAAGCTTCTTTGCAGTTCCTCCACTCTCTATGCCAACACAAACTGTTTAGAGACCGTGTCGCTCAAAACCAG GAGCTATGTGGGAAAGGTGGTGTTCTTATGCTAGCTCAGTCCATACTATCACTAACTGTTACTCCTGAATTTGTTGGAGCTGCCGTAGTAATAGCGTCGATATCTAGAATAAAAGCAAAAGTTCTCTCACTT TTGCACCATTTATTTGAGGCTGAAAGTGTCTCATTTCTTGACGAGGTTGAACGTGCAGGAAGCTTGCATTTAGCTCAGACTGTTGCCTCAGAG GTTCTTGAATTAATGAGGCATGGCCTTTCTAGAGCTTCCAAGGCTAGTGCTCCTCATGAGTATCCAATGGGTTTTGTGCTACTTAACTCTATGCGCTTAGCTGACGTATTCTCGGATGACTCACATTTTCGTCGGTTTTTCACCAAACATTTT ACTATGGTTCTCAGCGCAGTGTTTTGTCTCTCTCATGGAGATTTCTTGTCAATGTTGTGCTCTTCTGATCTTTCTTCAAGGGAAGATGATGCAACACTTGATTACGATCTGTTTACCTCATCTGGATGGGTTTTAAGTGCATTCTCATCTCTTGGTGAACTAGTCGTTCCTCCATTCAAGCTTAATTTTCAGAATAACCTCACCATGTCTTCATACGCACATCAAAGAACATCTTTAATTGTAAAAATTATGGCTAATCTTCACTGCTTTGTTCCTGAAGTCTGCACAG AAGATGACAGGAATCGGTTCATCCAAACTTTTGTGAGTGGATTGCGAAAGGATCCTTCAAGCATATTGGTTAATCTATTACCAAGCTCTTCATATACTCCGGAGGCTCAGAGAGGCACTAGTGTTTGCAAAAACATAA gTTCTCTGTTGCATCATGCAGAATTCTTGATCCCTAATGCCCTCAATGTCGAAGATTTAATGATTTTGAG GGTGTTCTGTCAACAGTTGGAGCCGCTCATCCGTTCTGAGTTTGAGGAAAGTCAGGCTGAGGTGAAG GATAATCAAGGTGCTGGAGGTAGTTCATCTGGTAAGCAGCTGAGAAAAGAGCCTCTGAATCTTAACAACGATGAAGCTTCAGAGAATTCTGATGTCCGAGTGGAAGGTGCTGGGACAAAGCAAGGCGTGAACGAGGAGATGGAAATAGCAGAACGGTCGAAAGAAAGCGACGGAGATGCAAACAATCTTGAAACCAGTGGTTCAGAAACAAGCTCTAACAGAGGGAAGGGTCTGGTTGAAGATGGAGATTTGTCTCGCACTTTTACTCAGCGGCTTAAAGTGAGTGCTTCCTCGGGAGAGGTGAAGGAGGATGAGAGAGCTGAAGCTTCTCTTCTCTTGGAGAAACAGAGGACGAAAAGGAAGCGTAGTATTATGAGTGATGATCAAATGGCGATGATGGAGAAGGCGCTTGTTGATGAACCTGATATGCAGCGAAACTCAGCTTGGATACGGACATGGGCTGATAAACTCAGCTTGCAGGGTCCTGAGGTTACATCTGCGCAGCTGAAGAACTG GCTGAATAACAGAAAAGCAAAACTAGCTCGAGCAAGCAAGCAAGGGCCAGCTCGTGATAATAATAGCTCAGGGGATCTACCAGAGAGTCCTGGAGATGAAAACACTTGGCAGCAGCAGAAACCATCGACACCATTTGCAGATAAAGCCTCTGCcgcatcttcatcatcatcagaaggGGTGAAGCGAGGGCAGCAAGTGATGCTTGTGGATGAGAGAGGAGTCGAGGTCGGCAAAGGAATGGTTTTGAAAACAGACGGTGAGTGGTACGGTTTAAGCCTGGAGACGAGACAGCTTTGTGTGGTTGATGTAATGGAGCTTAGTGGGTTATATGATTATAGCAAGATGAGCATCCCTTATGGATCTGATGATGTTGGGAGGACTTTTGGAGAAGCGAACTCGAGGTTTGGAGTTATGAGAGTGGCTTGGGATGTGAGCAAGCTTCAGTAA
- the LOC108824358 gene encoding probable 2-oxoglutarate-dependent dioxygenase AOP1 produces MDLDSLLPLQLPIIDFSDQNLTPGTSKWDEVKSDVRKALEDYGCFQAFVDKVSNIDLDKSVFEAMEELFDLPVQTKQRNVSSKPFHGYLSHNLYQSLGIEEANVAEKVNDFTRQLWPDHGNKSFSETMHKFSKQLVELDVMVRRMIMESFGVDKYLDEHLNSTNYLFRMMKYTAPPDDDVEETKLGLRSHTDKNILTILHQYEVDGLEIKTKDEKWIEVKPSQHSFIIMVGDSLCALLNGRLYSPYHRVLMMANKTRYSTAMFSIPNPGVIIDSPEELVDEEHPRMFKPFEYIDFLNFFHSEAGRRVESTLHAFCAL; encoded by the exons ATGGATCtagactctcttcttcctcttcagcTCCCAATCATCGATTTCTCCGATCAGAACTTAACACCAGGAACCTCAAAGTGGGATGAAGTGAAGTCTGATGTCCGTAAAGCGTTAGAAGACTACGGCTGTTTCCAAGCTTTCGTTGACAAAGTGTCAAACATAGACCTTGACAAGTCTGTTTTTGAAGCCATGGAAGAGCTATTCGATTTGCCGGTTCAGACCAAACAGAGAAACGTGTCGTCTAAACCGTTTCATGGGTATTTAAGTCACAATCTTTACCAGAGTTTAGGGATTGAAGAAGCTAACGTTGCAGAGAAAGTCAACGACTTTACTCGGCAGCTTTGGCCTGATCATGGAAACAAGAGTTTTAG TGAGACGATGCACAAGTTCTCGAAGCAGTTAGTGGAGTTGGATGTGATGGTGAGAAGAATGATAATGGAGAGTTTTGGAGTAGATAAGTACCTTGACGAACATCTGAACTCTACAAACTATCTTTTCCGAATGATGAAGTACACAGCACCTCCTGATGACGATGTAGAAGAGACAAAGTTAGGTTTACGTTCTCATACCGACAAGAACATCCTCACGATACTTCATCAGTATgaagttgatggtttggaaATTAAGACCAAAGACGAAAAATGGATCGAAGTGAAGCCATCTCAACATTCTTTCATCATCATGGTTGGAGATTCTCTCTGT GCACTTTTGAATGGTAGATTGTATTCTCCATATCATAGAGTCTTGATGATGGCAAACAAAACAAGGTATTCGACAGCAATGTTCTCTATTCCAAATCCAGGAGTTATCATAGATTCACCCGAAGAACTTGTCGACGAAGAACATCCTCGTATGTTCAAACCCTTTGAGTATATTGATTTCCTTAACTTCTTTCACTCGGAAGCTGGTCGTAGAGTTGAATCTACTCTCCATGCTTTTTGTGCTCTCTGA
- the LOC108823707 gene encoding F-box/kelch-repeat protein OR23 yields MPLPIFSSRLQSSSSSTSSSSRSYLPRPKPRIDPTLTLIPGLSNDVARLILSSIPYPHIPRLKSTSKSWYAFLSSKTLISLRHRNRDDDPHRLTHLLCIFPQDPSISPPFLFDPATLSWRSLPLMPCNPHVYGLCNFVAVGLGSDLYVLGGSAFDTRSYPLDRPLPSSSVFRYSFVSSRWEGLSPMLSPRGSFACAAVKPDRRIVVAGGGSRHSLFGAAGSRMSSVEEYDVERDEWREMSELPRFRAGCVGFVVEREFWVMGGYCGSRTVSGVLPVDEYCRDGAVMKLDGGGGEKWRLVGDMWGEGERAKLGKIVAVKSVFFMLDKEWILRYEMGSNRWVKESSVPKKGAFDKPVGFVEVNGELHVMILLDGYNLVETRHTRQRSNAGSLMIHVYDPKKKTWRSVVAKPPFNHQLDFRTTVMCTIRL; encoded by the coding sequence ATGCCTTTACCAATCTTCTCCTCACGCTTACagtcttcatcatcatccacgTCATCGTCGTCGCGATCTTATCTCCCACGCCCCAAGCCACGAATCGACCCAACCCTAACCCTAATCCCAGGCCTATCAAACGACGTCGCTCGTCTGATCCTCTCCTCCATCCCTTACCCACACATCCCCCGCCTCAAATCAACCTCCAAATCATGGTACGCTTTCCTCTCCTCCAAAACCCTAATCTCACTCCGCCACCGTAACCGCGACGACGACCCCCACCGCCTCACTCATCTCCTCTGCATCTTCCCTCAAGATCCTTCCATCTCCCCTCCTTTCCTCTTCGATCCGGCCACTCTCTCCTGGCGATCGCTCCCCTTGATGCCTTGCAACCCTCACGTCTACGGCCTCTGCAACTTCGTCGCCGTGGGGCTGGGATCGGATCTCTACGTCCTCGGAGGCTCGGCTTTCGACACGAGGTCGTACCCTCTCGATCGTCCTCTCCCTAGCTCGTCTGTTTTCCGTTACAGCTTCGTGAGCTCGAGGTGGGAAGGGTTATCTCCGATGCTGTCTCCACGTGGCAGCTTCGCTTGCGCCGCGGTGAAACCGGATAGGAGGATTGTTGTCGCGGGAGGAGGGTCGCGGCACTCGCTGTTCGGCGCTGCTGGGAGTAGGATGAGTTCTGTTGAGGAGTATGATGTTGAGAGAGATGAGTGGAGAGAGATGAGTGAGTTGCCTAGGTTTAGAGCTGGTTGTGTCGGTTTCGTTGTCGAGAGAGAGTTTTGGGTGATGGGTGGGTATTGTGGATCGAGGACTGTTTCCGGTGTTCTTCCTGTTGATGAGTACTGTAGAGACGGGGCGGTGATGAAGCTCGACGGTGGCGGCGGGGAGAAGTGGCGTTTGGTTGGAGATATGTggggagagggagagagagcaaAGCTAGGGAAGATTGTTGCTGTGAAGTCTGTGTTTTTCATGTTGGATAAGGAATGGATTCTTAGGTACGAGATGGGTTCGAATCGTTGGGTGAAGGAGTCGAGCGTGCCGAAGAAAGGTGCTTTTGATAAACCGGTTGGTTTTGTTGAGGTGAATGGTGAGTTACATGTTATGATTCTCTTGGATGGGTATAACCTGGTGGAGACGAGGCACACTAGACAGAGGAGCAATGCTGGTTCTTTGATGATTCATGTGTATGATCCGAAGAAGAAGACTTGGAGATCTGTTGTTGCTAAGCCGCCGTTTAATCACCAGCTTGATTTCAGGACCACGGTTATGTGCACCATCCGACTGTAA
- the LOC108828604 gene encoding LEC14B protein → MFPGPIDFDTDEMGYAMSRLEIESDLCDAGKGYFGVGGSSNSGGGSHNRSSERLADLDHEISHVTKLKSCPHQRFSRQVPGRHQLPVSTVRMLAGRESNFSGRGGRFSSADCCHILSRYLPVKGPWLVDQMDSRAYVSQFSTDGSLFIAGFQGSHIRIYNVEKGWKVQKDILTKSLRWTVTDTSLSPDQRNLVYASMSPIVHIVDVGSGTTESHANVTEIHDGLDFSSDEDGGYSFGIFSVKFSTDGRELVAGSSDDSIYVYDLEANRVSLRTVAHTSDVNTVCFADESGNLILSGGDDNLCKVWDRRCFIGRDKAAGVLVGHLEGVTFIDSRGDGRYFISNGKDQTIKLWDIRKMSSTAPARHDVHRNYEWDYRWMDYPSEARDLKHPYDQSVSTYKGHSVLRTLIRCYFSPAHSTGQKYIYTGSNDSSVYIYDLESGDKAAVLKHHNSPVRDCNWHPHYPTLISSSWDGDLVKWEFPGSGEAPIMSKKRVRRRHFYY, encoded by the exons ATGTTTCCTGGACCAATTGACTTTGATACTGATGAAATGGGTTATGCAATGAGTAGACTCGAGATTGAATCCGACCTATGCGATGCTGGCAAAGGCTATTTTGGTGTCGGTGGTAGCAGCAACAGTGGTGGCGGTAGTCACAACAGATCAAGTGAGCGTTTGGCTGATTTAGACCATGAGATCAGCCATGTCACTAAGCTCAAGTCTTGTCCTCATCAACGGTTCAGCCGTCAAGTCCCCGGGAGACATCAGTTGCCTGTTTCCACTGTCAGGATGTTGGCTGGTCGTGAGAGTAACTTCTCTGGAAGAGGAGGAAGGTTTTCTTCAGCTGATTGTTGCCATATACTAAGCAGATACTTGCCTGTTAAGGGTCCTTGGCTTGTGGATCAGATGGACAGCCGAGCTTATGTCTCTCAGTTTTCAACCGATGGGTCTCTCTTCATTGCTGGCTTTCAG GGAAGCCATATTCGGATTTACAATGTAGAGAAAGGTTGGAAAGTTCAAAAAGATATTCTTACAAAAAGCTTGCGTTGGACTGTTACTGACACTTCTCTGTCCCCTGATCAGCGAAACCTG GTCTATGCAAGCATGTCACCTATTGTTCACATCGTCGATGTTGGGTCTGGTACAACCGAGTCTCATGCAAATGTTACG GAGATCCATGATGGATTAGACTTCTCTTCTGATGAAGATGGAGGCTACTCCTTTGGGATATTCTCTGTGAAATTTTCAACCGATGGACGAGAACTTGTTGCTGGGAGCAGTGATGATTCCATCTATGTTTATGATCTTGAAGCAAACCGAGTTTCACTCCGGACTGTTGCACACACG TCTGATGTGAATACTGTGTGCTTTGCCGATGAAAGTGGAAACCTGATTCTCTCTGGAGGTGATGATAATCTCTGCAAG GTATGGGATAGGCGCTGTTTCATTGGGAGAGACAAGGCAGCTGGTGTTCTAGTGGGACACCTCGAAGGTGTTACATTTATCGATAGCCGTGGAGATGGTCGCTATTTCATATCAAATGGCAAGGACCAAACCATCAAGTTATGGGATATCAGAAAAATGTCCTCAACCGCACCTGCAAG GCATGATGTGCACAGGAACTATGAATGGGATTACAGATGGATGGATTACCCTTCGGAGGCAAGGGATCTAAAGCACCCTTATGATCAGTCTGTGTCCACTTATAAAGGTCACTCAGTGTTGCGTACTCTAATCCGTTGCTACTTCTCTCCAGCACATAG TACTGGCCAAAAGTACATCTACACAGGATCCAACGACAGTTCTGTCTACATATATGACTTG GAAAGTGGAGATAAAGCGGCAGTGTTAAAGCACCATAACTCACCTGTGAGAGACTGTAATTGGCATCCGCATTACCCGACGCTTATAAGCTCGTCGTGGGACGGTGATCTCGTGAAATGGGAGTTTCCTGGGAGCGGTGAGGCGCCGATCATGAGCAAGAAGAGGGTTCGAAGGAGACATTTCTACTACTGA
- the LOC108823798 gene encoding LRR receptor-like serine/threonine-protein kinase ERL1, translated as MRFPPLSFVPVLLLLLTLRWGLFTEAMINPVDFLALQAIRKSLDDLPGSNFFDSWDFTGDPCTFAGVYCDGDNVTALNLGDPRSGSPGLSGRIDPAIGKLYALTELTIVPGRIMGSLPDTISHATNLRFLAVTRNFISGAIPASLGELRGLRTLDLSYNQLTGSIPPSIGSLPELSSLILCHNHLNGSLPRFLSQTLTRIDLKRNNLTGAVSPTSLPPSLQYLSLAWNQLTGPVNQVLLGLNQLSYLDLSLNRFTGAIPGQIFGFPITNLQLQRNFFYGAVQPANQVNIATVDLSFNRFSGEISPLLSSVQNLYLNNNRFTGQVPVTFVDRLLASGIQTLYLQHNFLTGIQISPAADIPVSSSLCLQYNCMVPPVQTPCPVKAGPQKTRPTTQCNEWRG; from the coding sequence ATGAGATTCCCTCCTTTGAGTTTTGTTCcagtgcttcttcttcttcttacacTACGGTGGGGGCTATTCACGGAAGCGATGATCAACCCAGTTGATTTCTTGGCTCTGCAAGCCATACGAAAGTCTCTGGATGATCTGCCGGGTTCCAATTTCTTCGACTCATGGGATTTCACCGGCGACCCTTGCACCTTCGCCGGAGTCTACTGCGACGGAGACAACGTCACCGCCCTTAATCTCGGCGATCCCAGATCCGGGTCACCCGGTTTATCAGGTCGGATCGACCCGGCCATCGGAAAGCTCTACGCTTTAACGGAGCTCACAATCGTCCCGGGTCGGATCATGGGCTCCTTACCCGACACAATCTCTCACGCAACGAATCTCCGGTTCCTCGCAGTCACCAGAAATTTCATCTCCGGCGCGATACCGGCGAGTCTCGGCGAGCTTCGCGGCCTCAGAACGCTCGATCTGAGCTATAATCAGTTAACCGGGTCGATTCCTCCGTCAATCGGATCCTTACCGGAGCTATCCAGTTTGATTCTGTGCCACAATCACTTGAACGGATCGCTTCCTCGGTTCCTCTCTCAGACACTGACCAGAATCGATCTCAAACGCAACAACCTCACCGGTGCAGTTTCTCCCACGTCTCTGCCTCCGTCGCTACAGTACTTGTCACTCGCTTGGAACCAGCTAACCGGACCAGTAAACCAGGTTTTACTCGGATTAAACCAGCTCAGCTACCTCGATCTCAGCTTAAACCGGTTCACCGGCGCTATTCCCGGTCAGATCTTCGGTTTCCCGATCACGAATCTCCAATTACAGCGCAACTTCTTCTACGGCGCGGTTCAACCGGCGAACCAGGTGAATATTGCAACTGTTGATTTAAGCTTCAACAGATTCTCCGGCGAGATTTCTCCGCTTCTCTCCAGCGTACAGAACCTATATCTGAACAATAACCGGTTCACCGGTCAAGTCCCGGTTACCTTCGTGGATCGGTTATTGGCATCGGGTATTCAAACACTATACCTTCAACATAACTTCTTGACGGGGATACAGATTAGCCCGGCGGCGGATATTCCGGTGAGCAGCTCTCTTTGTCTTCAATACAACTGTATGGTTCCGCCGGTACAGACTCCGTGTCCGGTTAAGGCCGGTCCGCAGAAAACCAGACCCACAACGCAATGCAACGAGTGGCGAGGGTAG